From Acidovorax sp. 1608163:
GCGCCAGGTATTCGGTGAAAGCGCCGTCGCGGTGCACGCCCAGCACCTGGATGTTGACGCAGCAGTTGGTCTTTCCCTGCCTGCACGCCACGCACTGGCCGCAGGACAGGTAGGGCATGACGTACACCACATCTCCTACCGCCAGTCGCCCGCCGGGCGCAGCTTCTTCGACCACACCCGAGAGCTCGTGGCCCATCACCCGGGGGTAGTCCAGAAACGGCTGGTTGCCCGTGAAGATGTGCAGGTCGGTGCCACACACACCCACACGCTTGACACGGACCAGCACCTGGCCCTCCGCCCGCACGGGGCGCTCGCGTTGCTCGGCCTTGAGGGTGCCGGGGGTTTCACAGATGACGGTCAGCATGGTGGGTCCAGGAGTTGGTGAAGGAGAGGGGGGGGGGGTGAAATCAACGGGGCTTCAGCCGCCGTGGTACTTCTTGTAGATGGCTTGCAGCTTGCCGTTGGCCAGGTTCTTGGTGATCCAGTCGTTGACCCAGGCCTTGAGTGCAGGCTCGTCCTTGCGCATGCCGATGCCCAGGGGCACGGTGGACATCGTGAACTTGGTCACCAGGTCTTTTTGTGGCGACTTGGCCAGCACGGTGCTGACGATGGCGGGCGAGGTGGCGATGATGTCGGCCTGGCCGCTCACGGCCGCAGTGACCAGCGTGGCGTCGTCGTCATACCGCACCACCTGGGCATCCTTGGCTCCGGTGGTCACGACCTTGTCGTTGTTGGAGCCACGTGTGGTGGCCACGCGTTTGCCCTTGAGGTCGTCAAACCCGTTGATCTGCACGCCTTTGGGGCCCGCCACCACGGCCAGGATCTGTGCATAGGGCACCGAGAAGTCGATGACCTTCTCGCGCTCGGGTGTCACCGACAACGAGGCCACCACGATGTCGGCCTTGCCGGTCTGCAGGAAAGGGATACGGTTGGGGCTGGTGGTCTGCACGATCTCGATGGCCACACCCAGGTCCTGTGCCAGCAGGTGCGCGGTTTCCACATCGGAGCCCACGGGCTTCATGGCGCTGTCCACAAAGCCGTAGGGCGGCGATCCGGTATCGAGTGCGATGCGGATCTTCTTGGCATCGCGGATGTCCTTGAGCAGGTCGGCATGGGCCGCGCCCGCGCCAAAGGCCAACAAGGCAGCAGCGGCAATCAGGCCGCGAACGAGAGTGGAACGCTGTGTCATGGTGTGTCTCCGTTGTGGTTATGGGGAATTCAAAAAAGGAACGTCAGGTGATGCGGTGAACAAGCCGCCTCACAGGCCGTTGCCCACAAAGTCACGCAGCTCGGTGGTGGCAGGGGCGTCTAGGATGGAGGCCGGACCGTGCTCCCATACGCGGCCCTTGTGCATGAAGATGACCTCATCGGCCACCTTGCGGGCAAAGGCCATTTCGTGCGTAACGAGGATCATGGTCATGCCGCCTTCCGCGAGTTTCTCCATCACGCGCAGCACTTCGCCGGTCAGTTGGGGGTCCAGCGCCGAGGTCACTTCGTCAAACAGCATGAGCTGGGGCTGCATGGCCAGCGAGCGCGCTATGGCCACGCGCTGCTGCTGCCCGCCGGACAGTTGTGAGGGGTAGCACTCGGCCTTTTCAGCCAGACCGACCTGGGCGAGCACAGCCAGGGCGCGCTCCTTGGCTTCGGACTTGGCTGCTTTTTGCACCAGGCGGGGCGCCAGCATGATGTTCTGCAGCACCGTGAGATGGGGAAAAAGGTTGTAGCTCTGGAACACAATGCCCACGTCGCGGCGCAGCTGGTGCAGGTCCAGCCCGGGCGACGTAACCTCATGGCCACACACGCGGATGCGGCCCTGGTCCACGGTTTCCAGGCGGTCGATGCAGCGCAGTGCCGTGCTTTTTCCCGAACCGCTCTGGCCGATGATGGCCACCACCGCGCCTTTGTTGACGGTGAAGGACACCCCCTCCAGCACGCGGGTGCTGCCGAAGCACTTGGAGATGTTCTCGATCTCAACGATGGGCGACATGGAAGCTCCTCTCAAGGCGACGGCTCAGCACCGACAGCGGGTAACACAGGGCGAAATACAGCATCGCCACGATCACGAAAATGACAAACGGCTCGAAGGTCGAGTTGTTGATGATTTGCCCGGCCCGGGCCAATTCGACAAACCCGATGGCCGATGCCAGCGAGGTGTTCTTGACGATCTGCACCATGAAACCCACGGTGGGGGGCGTGGCGATCTTCACGGCCTGGGGCAAGATGACATGGATGACCCGCTGGTGCCAGCGCAGCGCCAAGCACTCAGCCGCCTCGGCCTGGGTGCGGGGCACAGACTCGATACACCCGCGCCAGATTTCGCCCAGGTAGGCCGAGACATAAATCGACAGCCCCAGCGCCGCAGCGCCCAGCGGCGGAACATTGAGGCCCAGCACAGGCAACCCAAAGTAAGCCAGAGGCAGCAGCACCAGCAGCGGTGTACCCTGAATCAGCTTGACGTAAAGCGACACGCCCAGGCGCGACCAGCGCGGCCCGTAAGACGTGCCCAGCGCCACGGCAAAGCCGAGCAAACCGCCGCCCACAAAGGCCAGCAGAGACAAACCGATGGTCCACAACAGGCCATCAAAGAGAAATTGCAGGTGCGCAAGTGTGAGAAATCCCATGGCATGGCCTCCGGGTTACAAAGGCGTGCCAAGGCGGCGACGGCGGGGAAAGGCCCACCGGGCCAGCAGCCAGAAGATGCCCCGCATGACCAGCGACATCGCCAGGTAAGCCACCGCCACGATGAGGTACGTCTCGACCGAACGGAACGTGTCTGACTGGATGCGGTTGGCCACGGCGGTCAACTCTTCAGCCGAGATCTGCGAGCTGATCGAAGAGGCCAGCATCAGCAGCACGTACTGACTTGTCAGTGCGGGGTACACACGCTCCACCGCAGGGGGCAGCACCACATTGCGCAGCATCTGCCAGCGGGTCAGCCCCAGGCATTCGGCAGCCTCCAACTGGCTTTTGGGAATGGACTCGATACCCGCCCGCACGATCTCGCTGGTGTAGGCCCCCACATTGACCACCAGCGCCACCGTGGCCGCCGTGAAGGCCCCCACCGCAAAGCCCATGGACGAGAGCCCGAAATAGACGATAAAAATCTGCACCAGCAGCGGGGTGTTGCGGATGACCTCGATGTAGACACCCGCGATGCGGGCCAGCCATTTGACACGACCCGTGGTGGCCAGAGCGCAAAACACCCCGACGAGGAAGCCAAAGAAGGTCGCTGCCAGCGATAGCGACAACGTGGTCCATGCGCCTGCCAGCAGGTCTGGCCAATAAGCCAGCGGACCGGAAAAGTCGAAGGAGTATTTCAAGGTGGTAACTGCGCCAGGCGGGGCACCTGTTGTTGTTGCGCATTTTGGTAAGGCCAATTTAAACTCAACACTCAAATTGGCCTTACCGGGTTAACCCCAATCCACGACAAAAGCTCGCAAAAGACAATGCAACTTACAGGGAGAAACTCCTTTTTTAAAGCGATTCACACTCCACAATACTTTCCACCACCTTATTTTGGCCTGACCAAGATATCTGACCAATTACCCCATTGACTTTCCATCGCACGTTTGCATGACCGACCTCTCCAAAGCCACAGACCCCACGCGGCGCCTGTACCAGCTGATCGCCGACAAGGTGCGCGCCCTCATCCAGCAAGGCGACTACAAGGAGGGCAGCCGCCTGCCGCCTGAACGCGACCTGGCGCAGCAATTGGGGGTATCACGCCCCTCGCTGCGCGAGGCGCTGATTGCACTGGAGATTGAGGGCAGCGTGGAGATCCGCATGGGCTCGGGCGTGTATGTGTGCAGCCGCGCGCTGCGCCGCAACCCCATGCCCCCCTCAATGGGAGAGAGCCCGGCAGAACTGATGCAGGCGCGGGGGGCACTGGAGGGTGCCGTGATCGTGCTGGCCTGCGTCAATGCCACCCCCAAGGACTGGCGCGGATCGCAGAGAGCGTCGAGGCCATGCGCGCAGACATCGCCGCCGGGCGCGACGTGCTGGAACACGACCGTGAATTCCATGTGCGCATTGCCGAGATGAGTGGCAACTCGGTGCTTTTGAGCCTGGTGGGTACGCTTTTTGACGAACGCCGGGGCCCCTTGGCGAGCCACATGCGCAACCGGCTCGAGGGCCAGCCCACCTGGCACGCCGCGCTGGCCGAACACGAACTCATCCTGCGCTGCCTACAGTCACGCGACCCACTGGCCGCCGAATCGGCCATCCGCTCCCATATCCGCGCAGCCGCCGACCGCTGGGTGACGCCGTAGCCACCGGCCGGAGGCGGCTCACGGTCTTCTCAATAATCGAAGGGGGCATACAAGAGGCACCCCGAGCCGGCGTCTGAAGCACATGCTTGGAGTACAGTCAGCCGTCGCTCCAGACCGTCACCGTCCCCTGTGTCCACCCCCATGTCGTCCCCCTTCTCCGCCGTCAAACCCAGCCTCAAACTGGCCGACCAAGTCGCCAGCACGCTGGAGACCGAAATCCGCGCGGGCCGCATCCAGGCGTCTGAGAAGCTGCCCACCGAGGCAGCGCTAGCGCAGCAGTTCCAGGTCAGCCGCACCGTGGTGCGCGAGGCCATCTCTCGGCTCAAATCGCTGGGGCTGGTGGACTCACGCCAGGGCAGTGGCGTGTATGTGCAGGCCCCGGGCATTGAGCCCCTGCACTTTGAGTTGCCCCATGCCGCATCGCGCGAGGCGGTCATGCAAATCGTGGAGGTACGCCGCGCCCTGGAATCCGAGGTGGCCGAGCTGGCCGCCCAGCGCCGCAGCGATGCCGATGTGCAGGCCATTCGCACCGCCATGCAACGCATCAGCGATGCCGTGCAGGCCGGGCGTGACGGGGCCGAGGAGGATGTGGAGTTTCACCGGGCGATTGCGCGGGCGGCGGGCAACCCGTTTCTCATCAGCACGCTGGACTACCTGGCCCGCTTTCTTCAAGGCGCCACACGCGTCACCCGCGCCAATGAGGCCCGGCGCAGCGACTTTGCCCAGGCCGTGACGCAGGAGCACGAGCAGATCGTGCGCGCGATTGAAGCTGGTGACGCCGCCGCAGCCCGGCATGCCGCCACCGACCACATGCGCAACGCGCTGCGCCGCATTGAGCAAGCCGACCCCGCCTTCTGGGCGCAGGACGGTGCACGCCTGGCACAACCCCTGGTGGTGGACACAGCCCCCTCGCAGCGCGACTGAAGGGCCCCACGCCGAGCGCGTGCAACCACAAGCCGTTGCGTCAACGTAGGCGCACCACACCCACCGAAATCAGAGCACCTTCAGGGTTAACCCGTAACAAACTGCCACGTTAAATTTGTATGATGACCATATAAACACACCAACTTGAGCAGCGCCGCGTGTGCTCGCTCAGCCATCCCGGAGATATCTCGTTCATGTCCACCCTCGCACTTCTCGGCATCGGCGCCGGCAGCATTGCACTGCTCCTGTTGCTCATCATCCGCTGGCAAGTCCACGCCTTCGTGGCGATGATGCTTGTGAGCTTTCTGGTGGCGTTTGCCACGCAGATGCCCATTGGCGACATCATCAGCACGCTGATTGCGGGCATGGGCGGCACGCTGGGTTCGGTCGCCATCCTGGTGGCGCTGGGCTCCATGCTGGGGCGCATGATCGAGGTCTCTGGCGGTGCGGCCAGCCTGGCCAACCGCTTCACGCAGCTTCTGGGCCCCACACGGGTGCCCATGGCCCTCACGGCCGCAGCGCTGGTCCTGGCCATCCCGGTGTTTTTTGACGTGGGCTTCATCATCCTGGTGCCCATCGTCTACGGCTTTTGCAAGGCAGCGGGCGTCAACCCCATCAAGTTCGGCCTGCCCGTAGCGGGCATCATGCTGGCCGCACATGTGGTGGTGCCACCGCACCCTGGCATCGTGGGCGGCGCGGCCATCGTCAAGGGCGACATTGGCTGGATCACCATCATTGGCCTGGCCATCTGCATCCCGCTGGCGGCGCTGTCGCAGTATGTGTCGGGCTGGCTCAATCGCAAGGGCTACCCCTTGTTGCCCACCACGGCCGAGCAGTTTGCAGCCTTTGGCAACAGCGAAGACAGCCAAACCACCCAGGCGGGCAAAGCCCCTGGCGTGGGCACCATCATGGCGCTGATCGTGATCCCCCTGGCACTCATCATGGCGGGCACCACCGGCGCCACGCTGCTGCCCAAGGGCGACAACCTGCGCAACGTGCTGGGCTTCATCGGCTCGCCCATCTTTGCACTGATGGTGGCCGTGGGCCTGGCCATGTTCCTGCTGGGCCGCAACCAGGGCTGGAACCGCGAGCGCACCAACGCCATCATGGAATCCGCCCTGCCCCCTGCTGCCACGGTGATCCTGGTGACGGGCGCAGGCGGCGTGTTTGCCAAGGTGCTCACCGCCAGCGGCATTGGCACGGCGCTGTCGCAAAGCCTCACGGCCACCCACCTGCCGCTCATCCTGCTGGCGTTCATCATCTCGCTGGCGCTGCGTGCCGCCCAGGGTTCTGCCACCGTGGCCATCATCACCACCTGCGGCCTGCTGGCCGATGCGATGGCAGGTGGCGGGTATTCCCCCTTGCAAGTGGCGCTGCTCACGGTTGCCATCGGCTTTGGCAGCCTCGGGCTGTCGCACGTCAACGATTCGGGCTTCTGGATCGTGACCCGATACCTGGGCCTGAGCGTGGGCGATGGCCTGCGCACCTGGACCGTGCTGACCACCGTGCTGGGCTTGGCGGGTT
This genomic window contains:
- a CDS encoding transporter substrate-binding domain-containing protein, which gives rise to MTQRSTLVRGLIAAAALLAFGAGAAHADLLKDIRDAKKIRIALDTGSPPYGFVDSAMKPVGSDVETAHLLAQDLGVAIEIVQTTSPNRIPFLQTGKADIVVASLSVTPEREKVIDFSVPYAQILAVVAGPKGVQINGFDDLKGKRVATTRGSNNDKVVTTGAKDAQVVRYDDDATLVTAAVSGQADIIATSPAIVSTVLAKSPQKDLVTKFTMSTVPLGIGMRKDEPALKAWVNDWITKNLANGKLQAIYKKYHGG
- a CDS encoding amino acid ABC transporter ATP-binding protein — encoded protein: MSPIVEIENISKCFGSTRVLEGVSFTVNKGAVVAIIGQSGSGKSTALRCIDRLETVDQGRIRVCGHEVTSPGLDLHQLRRDVGIVFQSYNLFPHLTVLQNIMLAPRLVQKAAKSEAKERALAVLAQVGLAEKAECYPSQLSGGQQQRVAIARSLAMQPQLMLFDEVTSALDPQLTGEVLRVMEKLAEGGMTMILVTHEMAFARKVADEVIFMHKGRVWEHGPASILDAPATTELRDFVGNGL
- a CDS encoding amino acid ABC transporter permease, translated to MGFLTLAHLQFLFDGLLWTIGLSLLAFVGGGLLGFAVALGTSYGPRWSRLGVSLYVKLIQGTPLLVLLPLAYFGLPVLGLNVPPLGAAALGLSIYVSAYLGEIWRGCIESVPRTQAEAAECLALRWHQRVIHVILPQAVKIATPPTVGFMVQIVKNTSLASAIGFVELARAGQIINNSTFEPFVIFVIVAMLYFALCYPLSVLSRRLERSFHVAHR
- a CDS encoding amino acid ABC transporter permease; protein product: MKYSFDFSGPLAYWPDLLAGAWTTLSLSLAATFFGFLVGVFCALATTGRVKWLARIAGVYIEVIRNTPLLVQIFIVYFGLSSMGFAVGAFTAATVALVVNVGAYTSEIVRAGIESIPKSQLEAAECLGLTRWQMLRNVVLPPAVERVYPALTSQYVLLMLASSISSQISAEELTAVANRIQSDTFRSVETYLIVAVAYLAMSLVMRGIFWLLARWAFPRRRRLGTPL
- a CDS encoding FadR/GntR family transcriptional regulator — encoded protein: MTDLSKATDPTRRLYQLIADKVRALIQQGDYKEGSRLPPERDLAQQLGVSRPSLREALIALEIEGSVEIRMGSGVYVCSRALRRNPMPPSMGESPAELMQARGALEGAVIVLACVNATPKDWRGSQRASRPCAQTSPPGATCWNTTVNSMCALPR
- a CDS encoding FadR/GntR family transcriptional regulator; protein product: MRADIAAGRDVLEHDREFHVRIAEMSGNSVLLSLVGTLFDERRGPLASHMRNRLEGQPTWHAALAEHELILRCLQSRDPLAAESAIRSHIRAAADRWVTP
- a CDS encoding FadR/GntR family transcriptional regulator, which produces MSSPFSAVKPSLKLADQVASTLETEIRAGRIQASEKLPTEAALAQQFQVSRTVVREAISRLKSLGLVDSRQGSGVYVQAPGIEPLHFELPHAASREAVMQIVEVRRALESEVAELAAQRRSDADVQAIRTAMQRISDAVQAGRDGAEEDVEFHRAIARAAGNPFLISTLDYLARFLQGATRVTRANEARRSDFAQAVTQEHEQIVRAIEAGDAAAARHAATDHMRNALRRIEQADPAFWAQDGARLAQPLVVDTAPSQRD
- a CDS encoding GntP family transporter, whose amino-acid sequence is MSTLALLGIGAGSIALLLLLIIRWQVHAFVAMMLVSFLVAFATQMPIGDIISTLIAGMGGTLGSVAILVALGSMLGRMIEVSGGAASLANRFTQLLGPTRVPMALTAAALVLAIPVFFDVGFIILVPIVYGFCKAAGVNPIKFGLPVAGIMLAAHVVVPPHPGIVGGAAIVKGDIGWITIIGLAICIPLAALSQYVSGWLNRKGYPLLPTTAEQFAAFGNSEDSQTTQAGKAPGVGTIMALIVIPLALIMAGTTGATLLPKGDNLRNVLGFIGSPIFALMVAVGLAMFLLGRNQGWNRERTNAIMESALPPAATVILVTGAGGVFAKVLTASGIGTALSQSLTATHLPLILLAFIISLALRAAQGSATVAIITTCGLLADAMAGGGYSPLQVALLTVAIGFGSLGLSHVNDSGFWIVTRYLGLSVGDGLRTWTVLTTVLGLAGFALTALLWVLVA